In Zingiber officinale cultivar Zhangliang chromosome 9B, Zo_v1.1, whole genome shotgun sequence, the genomic window TTTAAAAGTTTACTGCTAAGGCAGCATGCTACACAAAGTTAGGTGCTTTGCTTGAAGGTCTTAAAGATGTCGAGAAGTGCACTGAAAGGTTTTAAAGATTCGACAAGGAAAGGTGCAATCCAATTCCTTATGAAAGAGTATGCTATTACAAAGTTCTTACTTCGGCTATGCTATTTTTATTCTTGATACTAGCAAAATTCTTACTTCAATAATGGTTTTTTTATGTTCTGTTTGAGACTAGCAATAAGTAATATAGCTTTGTAGAGCTGCGTTTGGTAGCTATTTGATCTCTAAAAGGATTCTTCAATGGGTGTACTATCTtaataatgtacaaaattagtgTTGCTTATGAAACAAATATCCTCAAGACTCAAGAGACTGATATATAGATAGAAGGCTAGTGTGGGTCAAATGAGGCCTGTTGGAATAGACATTTGACATTGCCAAGGAATATACCATAAAACCTGACTTTGAATATATCATGATACAAGTACAAACAAGCTAATTTTCCATGAACATAGAGCTACTGAAATAAATAGAATATGTGTTGTCCTTATCTTGTGTTTTTTTATTGCATATATTTGTTAATGTTGTTTAATGTGCTTCAGTTGATATGCATTCAAGATATTATTTATCAAaagcttttatttttttatcacataaattaatataatttcagcTCATGATCAGGTGCATTAAATAGATCAATAAGATTAACAGTGGAAAATTAGTCCAGAGGAATTGAAAGAGAGACGGGTTAGTACATCACTAATTGTCGTGAATGTTTCACTTTTGTACATGTTATTTACTCAAATTTGTTTCCAGGCAAAGACTATGCAGGACATGATCCAAACCAGAAATACAAAGCATTTTAACAGAATATGTTATGCAGTAAGTACCTTTTAGTTCTCGTATTTAATTTATACCATTTGTATTTTTAGTTCcatgtaaaattattaactttTGTCTGCCTTTTAGGTTTTGGTTGACTTCCAGTTCCAGGAAAACCGAAAGCTATGTCTTCCAGTCACTAGATGATTAAACTGTGGCAGTATGCTTATAAGGAGGCTTATTCCTCAACCAGGCCAAGGTAAACCAGGCTTTAATGGCATATTGGTTTTAAATACTGTCTTTGTTTCATATTCCGGGCAATCTTCTAACTTCTAAGGACATTTTCATTGCAAGGTTGTGCCTGACGGAGATCGACATGGAAGCCCAGTAATTGGTGATAGTGGATGAAGAAATGTTTCTGTTAATGGTATTTGCTTTTGAAGTCGATAGTTTGTTGTGGATAATGCTTCTGAGCTTGGCTTAATTAATTTTCGGAAGCACTTGGATTTTAGTCAAatgcttgtatagaacttagttAATATTGCCATCTGTTGTATTTGCAGGTCTCGTAGTGTATAATTTGAATATTACTAACAATGCAATGTTGAATAGCTTGATAAAGTTAGATATATTGAATGTATGAGACGAATGAATTGTTTCAATCACTCTGTAATTTACTCATTAGTATTTTGTCAAATTCAAATCTTTTAAAATGGCCCCTTAAACTGTTGTAGTGGTTTCGAAATACaccataaaaatttaaatatttgctAGTCAGGCTATTGTCAGAGTTATGTCTCCCCTCACGTCAGAAATGCTACTTGTTGCACACTTGCACTTGGCAAACGCAGCATCACCTCAAGATTTAGGAAGACTCGCCATTTCAGTGTTGTCTTCATTTCCCAGTTGGAATCAATTGAACTGCAATTTGCAACCTTTCTATCGATCAAATCTTGCAGCCTATATGCATTTGATCTGGTCCATAAGATTAGGAATAAAAGCTATCAATAACGAATAAAAGCTTATAAAATATAGACAAGGTAAACAAACACAGTTCGGTGGCAAAGCAAACTCTTTTTTATCAATTCGGTGGTTGTACACAAACATAATACATCAAATCAATTATTCGGCttattcggttaattcagttgaAAATTGAATAAACCGATTTTTAATCGGTTCGGTTTGCTCGAGTTTTAAAGAGGAATTTGGtcggttcattttttttttataaaaatcggtttattcgggttcggtttattcggttcggttcggttcggttttaaccgaatactcaccCCTAGGGCCAATTCCCTAGACTGGGCAAGCAACTCTGCCTCTCGGTTTTTCAGTTCagaggtcgccgcttgacggcgTTCCACTTCAAAGGCCAGGGAAGACTCACTTGTCTTCAAAGCCGCCTCCAACTGTTGAAGTTTATCAAAGGCAGCAtgggagatggtccgagccgaagctgcCGACTCCCCGATGGCCCGTAAATAGGCATCCAAGCTTCCCAAAGGGGGCTCGGGAGGAGCTGAGGAAGTCGCAGGATGCTCTAATTCCTGGAGACGTGCCTTGAGCGTCgcgttctctcgctgaagctcggtCGCTCGTTGCACGGCGCTCAGACTCGCGGAGCAGGtctgccagtagccggaagaagaggaaggaggttaCAGAGATACACGGATACAAGGGAACATAGGAGAAGGGACTTACCGCGACCAGTGAACGAGCAATCTGATCGAATTCCCCCAAAGGAGAACCGCTCTCCCAGAACTGCTGGCTGGCTGATTGCCAGGAGATGGCCAGGTCCCCAAAGAAGTTGACCCTACCGAAGATAGGCGACAAATCAGCAGCAGGTGTGCAGGCCGGATCGGTCTCCGAAGGAAGCCTCCACAACGCTTCGAAGGCTGGGTCTGTCGAGGGCAAGTTCGGGGTCGGCATGGCCGAGCTCGGAGGCACGCGAAGAGGAGACGCGGAGGGCATCAGTAAGTACGGAAGCTGATCGCTGGAGGACGAAGGCGGGGCAGGTAACAGGCTCTGGATTGGCGCCGAAGCAGTCAGGTCCAACGGCGGGTCTGCCACTTCCGGATCAGGGACCTTCTCCGGGACCAAGCTTGTCTCTTGGACTGAGCTCGTATCCGAAGACCTGGTGGGGGAAGAAATGTTCACCACACGCTGGcggcgaggaggtggaggagaagttgcgAGGGCTGGAGTTGTTCTCTTGCCTTTGCGCCTAAGGCGTAGCTTCATAGTTGGCAGGAGAGAAGACGCGGGCTCTGCGGGCGATGGCTTGGCCGCGGGTTGATCAGCGATGCGGGGCAGGGCTGAGTCTGCAAGGCTGGGAGCTGGGGGCTCAATAAGCATCAGGTCGTCCTCTGCCTCAGAAGCCCGGGGTTCCGAAAGTGGTGAACCGGAGGCGACAGCAGAAGCAGAAGGTAGACCCTGTGTTAGCTCTtcgttcagagcttgcagaacggccaccgCAGGTGTCTCTTTGCTGGCAAAGGAACGGAGGATTGCGGCCGCtgcaaaaataagaagaaaaagcacTTCAATTAGCGAAGAGCAGTATACAAAAAGATAATGACTCACCGAAAGGAGCTCCAATGTCGGTAGGGACAGGGCTAAGGCCAAAAACATGTAGGatgccttctagcatcagcaCAGACAGGCGAACCACAACACCTCTTAGCTTGTCCACAGCTGCGGAGCAGGCAGGTTCGTGGACATGCGAAGGGAAGTCCGAACCAAGGAAAGAACGCCATTGAGAAGACCCCGTTAAGGGGGCAgggggcttgaggaagaaaaagcgtgacctccagcctttattggaagaaggtaggtcgTCAAAAAACTTGAggcccggcttggcctgaacgttgaatacccCCGCCTCGGCCCGCCGGAAGGAATAAAAGTGATGGAATAGTCTGGCGGTCAAAGGGAGTTGgtaaatgcggcacaagatgatggttccgcagaCCGCTCGGAAcacattgggggcaaactgagaaATATCAATTCCACAATACTGGCTCAACTCAGAAAGAAAAGGATGTAGCGGGAAGCGAAGACCGCCTACGACCTGATCCTTAAAGACTGTGATGAACCCTTCGGGGGGAGAAGAAGGATGTTCGTCTGTCGAAGGAAGGCGAAACTCATATGCCGGGCCTACCCCCAGGTTGGATTGCAGTGCGGACAGGTCATGGTGGTCTAAATCAGAAATGTAATGCGAATACCAGAGAGGGTCCTTACCATCCATGGCTGTGAGGAGCAAGAAGGCAGAGAGGATGAAGACAAGAAGGGTCACAGGTCAGGCGTAAGCAGGAAGACGAGGAGTTGCACTGCTAGAAACGGCCAAGAACAAAGGGAGGAGGAAGATGGCGAAGTGTCAGGGTAAGGAAGGTGGACTgcttttagggtttataaagcccattcatttctaggaaacatcgagagtgGAGCCGCATATCTTTTTGGGGCAACGTGCCTCAGCGCCGTCGGATGGGAAATAAGCGCCAAAGGGTGCAAAAGGGTTCAGATGCTGACGTCAGGGGGCGTGCGCAGTAAAGGTGCCAGACAGGTGTCATCGCGAGAAGGAACGCATTAAAGGTCGACAAGGTAAGGTAATCATGAAGAGGCGTGGCCTCAAAGAAAGAAGCATTCTTCGTGAAAGACTCGAGGCTAGGCGGGAAGTGTCATGAAGTTGCAGAAGTCAAACAATTTAAAAGGGTCGTGGGTAAGACGGGACAGCGGAAGCGATTGCCGGGCCAGAAAAGTAGCAAGCAGGTCTGCGGGGATATTCATCGACCGAGCGAGTAGCTCCACGTAAATAGCCCTGATCCAAGCAGCTGACCATGCGCGTCGCGAGAATTGCAAGATCATCATAGGATGCAAGGGCGTTGTGGCCCAAAGGAAGAAAACGCGACACCAATGGGGATGCCCAAAGCTAGCAATAGCGACAAGATTAACTAAAGCAATGAGGTCGGCGTAGGCGGCACTGATGGAGGCAAAGAAGAGTGACTCATCTAGGCCTTTGCCGTTTGGGggttattactggtctcggaccagcgccatcgccacctgtctcggaccggagtatcattactggtctcggaccagcgccatcgccaccggtctcagaccggagtatcattactggtctcggaccagcgccatcgccaccgatctcggatcggagtatcattactggtctcggaccagcgccatcgccaccggtctcgaaccggagtatccagactctcgcctcagtgcgagttataagtgagctctgctctcacgcccaacgaccttttaggtcggctcccatgcgagaattataagtgagcctcgcgctcacgcccaacgaccttttaggtcggtagtcccagactctcgcctcagtgcgagttataagtgagctctgctctcacgcccaacgaccttttaggtcggctcccatgcgagaattaaaagtgagccccgtgctcacgcccaacgaccttttaggtcggtagtcccagactctcgccccagtgcgagttataagtgagcactgtcctcacgcccaacgaccttcttaggtcggctcccatgcgagaattaaaagtgagccccgtgctcacgcccaacgaccttttaggtcggtagttcGCCCcccggcgagttataagtgagctcgctcacgcccaacgaccttttaggtcggctcccatcgagaattaaaagtgagcccgtgctcacgcccaacgacctttaggtcggtagtcccaccccccacgagttataagtgagcttgtcctcacgcccaacaaccttcttaggtcggctcccatacgAGAATTAAAATtgagccccgtgctcacgcccaacgaccttttaggtcggtagtcccagactctcgccccagtgcgagttataagtgagctctgctctcacgcccaacaaccttcttaggtcggctcccatgcgagaattaaaagtgagccccgtgctcacgcccaacgaccttttaggtcggtagtcccagactctcgccccagtgcgagttataagtgagctctgctctcacgcccaacgaccttttaggtcggctcccatgcgagaattataagtgagcatcgcgctcacgcccaacgaccttttaggtcggtagtcccagactctcgcctcagtgcgagttataagtgagctctgttctcacgcccaacgaccttttttaggtcggctcccatgcgagaatcaaaagtgagctctgtcctcacgaccaacgacctttcaggtcggccccatGCGGGGATCAGAAAGCAACTCCTCTAcgaaaatcataagcgagctcGGTGCCTATGCCTAACTAGCTTTTTGAGagaggtgcctcaccttgagCAGGGCGTTTTccataatcaggtcagctacatctgACTTTACTTTGCGCGAAtttcaaatatgcagcaaatacgcaGGGTGAAGGATACGGAACATCATCTACCCTACTCCTAGGGAGTCAGCATTAACTACGACATCAGGTTTCGCTCGCTCATTACAGTTTTAAGTCTTAAGCACTATGttggttttattatccaaaattcatacatgaaaaggaagCATGAAGCAATTTTTGACTCTTACATACGGATCAGTTCCTAAAAAatacttgctagatgaaaattgaacAGGAAAGACCATGTCGAAGGGAGACAGATGTACAAACATCGTAGCACACTCCAGCAAAAAAGTAATACAGCCAAGGCCACAAGCAGGAACGCCGTATgacaaaggagccactgagacaactattccCCAGGCCAGCTTTGACTCGTGGAAGGAATTGGCCTGGGGAACGAGCACTCCCGCGCGAAGACCTGTCGGGAGAGTCAGGGGCGTTCACAGCTTGAGCCAGCTCCGCGCGCAAAGATCTGATGACCGCTTGCTGCTGAATGATAGTGCGTTGCTTATCCTCGAGGCCCGCGCGGAGGAGAGAGAGCTCCTGTTCATGCTCTCGACGCAACTGTTCCTGGAGACCAAGTTGACGCTGCAGGCTAGACTGGCACTGCCCCTTCCTCGTCTTCTCCACGTCCACACAGTACTTTGCAAGGCGATACTGGTCTTCCATGGAACGCAGAGCAGCTACCTGGCGATCTCGATCCTGAGACACGCGATTTAGCTCGCGCTCTCTCGAGACAAGTAGCGTGGTGAGTTCGTTTACCAACTTTTGAGAGGGTGGTTGCTCAACTTCctgagaagaaggaggagaatgcATCGTGTGGAAAAGCGGTTGGTGAAACGTAGGTAAGACAGCGTGAAAGAGAAGGGATAGCATGGAAGAGCAACCTTAAGGCCTCTTTATAGAGAAGGCGGGTGGCCAAGTCAAAGTAAAGGCATGGGCGCAACACCCCAAGCGACTGGCGACATAATGAAGAAGGCATGGTATCCCAAGCAACGCGACACAAAAGCTGATGCGCGACGCAGGAAGCAGGgcgcgcagagatatgctgagatcatAGAGATACGCTGAGGTAGATACACAGAGATCTGCTGAGATCACAAAGATATGCCGAGGTCACAGAAAGGTgcggaggtctagtcagtcagactgtcgtcctccttcgactagacttgtgggggaggcttgtgatacggttagtgatggaggggcccaagaggaaaggattagaaaagtccaggctatgtggcggtcaaaagtcacgaggaggtggcggtcaatagtcatggcgacttggcggtcaaaaaggCAGGCTGACAGGGCAGTTAGAGCTCAGCATAGGCAGAAGCGggttgggatcggcagagctgagtggaagcagcccgagctacaggcATGCAGTAGAGGGCCCGGAAATACAGAGCACAGAGGCCGGtcagaagcggcagagctgatcagaagtagcccgagctacagacctgcggttgagggccaggaagtacaaagtgcaggatgcaagtcggggcCAATGGGTCGAAAgtggcagagctgatcagaagcagccctgcggttgagggccgggaagtacaaagcgcagaggCCGGTCAGAGGCGGCAGAGCTGATCaaaagcagcccgagctacagacctgcagttgagggccaggaagtacaaagcgcaagatgcaggttgaagatcagcgtagctatgtctagacagttagggctgcaggtctgcgagttggaggccTGGAAATGCGAACCACAAGTGTCGGCTGGTGCGGGGACACCAtggatcggaggagctaagtaatacgggagcggagaatctcaacggtccgtcaggggtaatcattacataccaacgatgcgggcgaaggcgaaggttcctgaaacgaaaagatgccctcatagccagtagtagtctgccagctgtccctcattacaggacaaaacccaagtgcgaaggcggaggttcctaaacagaaagatgctttccCAACAAAATAGCAGCgcgacaggtgtccaggactagaggacaaagccgggcgtctaacgttttctgacagggggGCAGGTTCTAACaggaggacgcataaaaggggagaaatccctcgtacgcaggtacgcgcacacactccccCGTCACTtctttccacaactgttttccttttctccttctgtctgcttgagcgtcggagggcctgatccggggactttttccctgggttttggtctctaacgtgagaaggggggatcgtctgagtgtgcgcagggtcctgcagccgcatcagccacccgtggggagcctgcaccgctcgcgactttccgtcaacgcccagtccaccgcgaccggccttcgtccgactcagcttccggacgggatcaaagtCGATTAATGATATATATGCAGGGTCTCTTAGCTTGCAGTAGTACTTCAAACTGGTGGAGGGCTGCCTGCTGATGATCAAGGAGCACGAGGTCTGCGTGCCATTCTGTATGGTGAGCAACCGCCGGTACAGATTCCAACGGCTGCGAACAGAGTGCCAGACGGAGGATGTAGTTGACCAATCAAAGTTTAGGATACTACTTCTGGTAAGTAGTATGAATTTACTTCAGGCAGATATTTACATGGTGAAATAATAATAGCATCAAGTTGTGCTAATTAAATAAGAGGTACTACACTTGGATATCCAAAGTAATATTAGTTTTACACTTTATCTTAGATAAATTGTTTTTGGATCTTTGTAATTTCAAGTCATACAAGTACTCTGAACTGAGATACATATTAGTCACCTGAAAATATCTTTCTTTTGTTGTATAACTCTATTTATCTCTATGAGACACTGCATTTATTTGTCAATGAAATCGTATTTGGCAGTGATATATACCTATAGTATGGTCCAATATCTATCTTATTTTGCACTCAACCATTTATGACAAGGCAGGTTATTTGTTTTATTGTTCTATTACCTATCTCTAAGACAAGACCAAGAAGAAGTTTTTCAGAAAGTACCATAATGATTTTCTGGGTGAAGTCAAGCTATTCTGAATATACTCATGGAAGAAGTAAATCATAGGCATATGACATCTGCTCTTCTAGAGAGTATACACATGATCAATGAGGGTGACTGTGTCTCTCGATGCATAAGTGTTGGGTGCCTTACACAGGTACGGTTGAATTATCAAAACTATAGTTAAGGTTCAACCTACCAGTCAGTTGGACATGAAATCAGCTTGCTTTCTTCCTGGCATGATTTCTAAGCAGAAAACTATCTCAAAGCTAAGTGTTTAATATGAAGTTAATTGTAGCCATATTAAAAAAAGTTGATAATTATTCCACTACTTTGGATATTTAGCGTTTAAGTATTCCTCTGGAACTTTAACAGAGAACTAGAATGAGATATAAAGCATAATATAATGAATGCTAGAATTATTTGTTCACCAGTAAGAACTCTTTCACCAAGAAGTAAAAATAacttaaaccaaaccaacttaggTTTGGGAGTTATTAGTGCTGTTATGACAAAGAGTTTGCAATAAATTGGCGTTTGCCAACCATAGTTTTCTAAATCTTTTAATACCTATATTTAAAGAAATGCACTACATTTTGGTAAGCAGCTGATTCCTAATTGTGAGActccaatgtttttttttttttttggtttacaATAACTTGAGCTTTTGATCAAATAATAAGATTCTGAAGCTTAATTTATTGCATATGTGATGCATCGATGTGTTTCTACACTGAAACTTTCCAACTCTTTCTTAGAGTGACTGACAATTATGTAGCTTTATCTTGTTTGCAAAACATAAAAAGACAAATGAATGCTTCTAAAGGGCTAGATATTGAGATAATTTTTTATCTTTGAATATTTAAGATGGTACCTATGGAAAATTTGAATGGCCGCAAGCTCGTTGAAGCAGCAGACCTCTGTGAGAGGAGAAATGGTATGCATAGTAGATAATTATCATATGAAGTATACTTATCTTCCTATTGATTGTAAGTGTCTTTATCTGCAGGAAAAGGAGTTGATTTGAACAGAAATTGAGGAGTTgattaatataatattttaactCAAATGACATTATTTAATTATCACGCTGCAATTGCCATATTTAACACTGTTCTTACAATGTAGTGTGATATTTTAGGAACCAAGAATGCACAGAATGTTCAGTGTGTTTATAGTATCCTTTTCTTCCTGTaatttttgtttttgaattttacaGGATTATGATCCATACGAAAAAAAATCCTGGAACAGCTCCATTCAGTGAGCCTGAGGCTCAAATAATGCGGAAGCTTGCAAATTAAAGTCCTTTAAACCTCATATTTGGGCTAATGTTAGTTCACTCAGGAATGGCGGTAGGGTATGCATTTTATTTTTCCTCTCATCCTTTTTTGAGACTATGAATCTATGCAAGACTCAAGCTGCATATTTATTAGGATGGAAATATGTTCAAAATATATTAAGAATATTGCGGTGACATTTCTTTCGCCAAACATCTGAGCATAAACTCTTAGAAATTGGGTGGGACAGAGATAACCTAAACCCAAGGAGTCATTCTTATTATTCAATGTACCATAAATTCTTTGGTTATGTAAAATCTCATGATGGAGTGTGCAGACCAACAATAGAACGTGGATAATTCATCCCTAAACCTGGTTCCTTCATGGTTGCTTGCAATCAGTGTTCTAAAAATCAGCTTAAGCAGCCGCCTAGGTGCCGCCAAGATGCTAGGCGCAAGCCATCCGCACCGAAAAATTGCCAGTCGGCTAGCTTAGGGCGGCCTTGGCGCCTAGGTAGGATTAGGCAGTCCTAAGCATCGACTAATCGGTAGAATCATCTAGGCATCACGGAAATAGTGCaaggttttcatgattttttttagtttgagcttttAAATTTAAAGCTCAATTAAAAAAAACTGAAATTTAAAGCTAAATTTAAAATGATGATATTAAATTTGTGTtcgatgaagaacaagttgttaaaaattatggaaaagaagtagaataaattaatgatattttattagttgtgtaattttgaactcgttttaaatttgatgttattgtgttgGAGTTATAGAATGTGATTTATTAGGTAATTTACGTTGATACCATGGAATTCGCCTAACGGCGCCTAGTCTCCGCCTAGGCACTGATCTAGCGTCCGACTAGCACCTAGCAAATTTTAGAACCTTGCATGTAATTTGTTCTGATCTCTTCTCTCTGTCAATTTAAGAAGCTATCTTAGTGTGTTTGTCCATCAGAAGGACAAAAAGCCTAGAGAAACAAAAACTGTCTCCAGAATAAATATCATAGAATAGCTGATTTGTCAAaactatttaaatatttaaacctACAAACTATTTAATAACATGAAAAATGGTTAACAGTATGACTGCATAGAGTAGCTCCCATGTTATATAAATATGGTCATAATTCAAATAATTGTTTCCATGTTGAATCTTTTACTAGCCTATTGAGTACCTTTTGAAATAGCAGACTTTATTGGTGGCTTGAGATTTTGAACAGGAATATCAAATAATCTCAGCAAAAAGGAATAAATATGCCTCTTACCTCTGTTCTGTATTCTCATTAATTATTGTTTGCAGGCCCTATTCATGCTATATGATAAGAAGAACAAGACGCCAGATGGATCCATGTCAAATTTGATGGACTTTATATTGAGGGAAGTGAACCATCTTCATATTGAAG contains:
- the LOC122024976 gene encoding uncharacterized protein LOC122024976 isoform X3, whose amino-acid sequence is MPGESKASELRFNIIQELSSQNAWESKASELPCQNPLWGRFHSHEKISRSNAYRLQDLIDRKVANCSSIDSNWEMKTTLKWRVFLNLEVMLRLPSASVQQVAFLT